A section of the Pithys albifrons albifrons isolate INPA30051 chromosome 4, PitAlb_v1, whole genome shotgun sequence genome encodes:
- the DIPK1C gene encoding divergent protein kinase domain 1C, giving the protein MRGIPGLKRLRLKIWRRCALLLLLLWAACWVVVSAALFLLHRSVFSERCTDEKSQRILARLCLDYSSGALTGDLCEDLCVAQKLVYKHCLYYDRGKKVIQADWRGQPIILKSKKEVFSSYQHLSILEEVETQDIPETELLLMVALEVKNALGLELSNNTMGPLWTREKGPRWKAQVASMWSLLQQEEYIYFSLLQDFSKHVLRIIGSCGHFYAVEYLTAGHAWHKTLFPLENMISPSLTGHRSRVRAIIGIALSFLDMVQHFDNDFSHRLHLCDIKPENFAIRHDLTVVAIDVDMAFFEPKMRDILEQNCTGDEDCNFFDCFSKCNLKISKCGAQRANNNLQVICDKIFRHWFSPTLRGPLVSLPLQLQLQKAVQECAQPGHMDTTGHQRTLKSLSELYHLLQVTQRELQRAE; this is encoded by the exons ATGAGGGGCATCCCGGGCTTAAAGCGGCTGCGGCTCAAAATCTGGAGGCGATGcgccctgctgctgctgctcctctgggctgCCTGCTGGGTGGTGGTGAGCGCCGCGCTGTTCCTCCTCCACAGGAGCGTCTTCTCCGAGCGCTGCACGGACGAGAAAAGCCAGCGGATCTTGGCCAGGCTG TGTCTTGACTACAGCAGTGGAGCGCTGACTGGTGACCTCTGTGAAGACCTGTGTGTGGCACAGAAGCTGGTGTACAAACACTGCCTTTACTATGACAGAGGTAAAAAGGTCATTCAGGCTGATTGGAGAGGCCAGCCCATCATATTGAAGTCCAAAAAAGAAGTCTTTTCCAGCTACCAGCACCTCAGTATTCTAGAAGAGGTGGAAACACAGGATATACCTGAAACAGAGCTTCTGCTGATGGTGGCTTTGGAGGTCAAAAATGCCCTGGGGCTAGAGCTGTCTAATAATACTATGGGGCCCCTGTGGACAAGGGAAAAAGGACCACGTTGGAAAGCACAGGTGGCCAGCATGTGGTCCTTGCTCCAGCAGGAAGAATATATCTACTTCAGTTTGCTGCAGGACTTCAGCAAACACGTGCTACGAATTATTGGCTCTTGTGGACACTTTTATGCTGTGGAGTATCTCACAGCTGGACATGCCTGGCACAAAactctttttcccttggaaaacaTGATTAGTCCCTCCCTTACTGGACACAGAAGCAGGGTGAGAGCCATCATTGGCATTGCACTCAGCTTTCTGGACATGGTGCAGCATTTTGATAATGATTTCTCTCACCGACTTCACCTGTGTGACATCAAACCAGAAAACTTTGCTATCAGGCATGATCTTACG GTGGTGGCCATTGATGTGGATATGGCTTTTTTTGAACCCAAAATGAGGGACATCCTTGAACAGAACTGCACAGGAGATGAAGATTGTAATTTTTTTgattgcttttcaaaatgcaatCTGAAAATCAGCAAATGTGGAGCACAGAGAGCCAATAACAACTTGCAA gtAATTTGTGACAAAATATTCCGTCACTGGTTCTCCCCGACTCTCAGAGGACCGTTGGTTTCCCTCCccttgcagctgcagctgcagaaagctGTGCAGGAGTGTGCTCAGCCAGGGCACATGGACACCACTGGGCACCAGAGGACTCTTAAATCTCTCTCAGAGTTATACCACCTGCTGCAGGTCACTCAGCGAGAACTGCAAAGGGCAGAGTAG